Proteins from one Salmo salar chromosome ssa07, Ssal_v3.1, whole genome shotgun sequence genomic window:
- the LOC106609055 gene encoding ras-related protein Rab-38: MSSHNPTMQQERLLKVLVIGDLGVGKTSIIKRYVHQIFSQHYRATVGVDFAFKLLNWDHKTVVRLQLWDIAGQERYGNMTRVYYREAVGALVIFDMTRASTFQAVLKWKGDLDSKVALGNGRPVPAVLLGNKCDQLSTGLCSKLPKLENFTRDHGFVGWYETSAKDNTNIDAAIMCLVESIMAVEEERPPAGDPRDPSVLVLPHFDYNRTGMAGLPGCDGCKKRPLPGRMEMGDI; encoded by the exons ATGTCAAGCCATAACCCAACCATGCAGCAGGAACGCTTGCTGAAGGTTCTAGTCATCGGTGACCTGGGGGTCGGGAAGACATCCATAATAAAGCGTTATGTCCATCAGATATTCTCCCAACATTACAGAGCCACCGTCGGAGTCGACTTCGCCTTCAAACTCCTCAACTGGGATCACAAGACGGTCGTGCGACTGCAGCTGTGGGACATCGCAG GCCAGGAGCGCTATGGCAACATGACGCGGGTTTACTACCGCGAGGCTGTAGGAGCGTTGGTGATCTTTGACATGACGCGGGCCTCTACCTTCCAGGCTGTCCTCAAGTGGAAGGGAGACCTGGACTCCAAG GTTGCTCTGGGTAATGGGAGGCCAGTTCCGGCCGTCTTATTGGGTAATAAATGTGACCAGCTGAGTACGGGTCTCTGTTCCAAACTGCCCAAACTGGAGAACTTCACTAGAGACCACGGCTTTGTAGGGTGGTACGAGACCTCCGCCaag GACAACACCAACATCGACGCGGCCATCATGTGTTTGGTAGAGAGCATCATGGCTGTAGAAGAGGAGAGGCCGCCAGCTGGAGATCCTAGGGACCCTAGCGTCCTGGTCTTACCACACTTTGACTACAATAGGACAGGGATGGCTGGACTGCCTGGGTGCGATGGGTGTAAAAAGCGACCTCTGCCTGGCCGAATGGAGATGGGGGATATTTGA
- the rab39bb gene encoding RAB39B, member RAS oncogene family b, with the protein MEAIWLYQFRLIVIGDSTVGKSCLIRRFTEGRFAQVSDPTVGVDFFSRLVEIEPGKRIKLQIWDTAGQERFRSITRAYYRNSVGGLLLFDITNRRSFQNVHDWLEEARSHVQPHSIVFLLVGHKCDLEPQRQVTRQEAEKLAGAYGMRYVETSARDAINVEHAFTELTRDIFQLVKSGDITIQEGWEGVKSGFVPNVVHSSEEVTKSDRRCLC; encoded by the exons ATGGAGGCGATATGGTTGTACCAGTTCAGACTCATCGTCATTGGGGACTCGACGGTGGGGAAATCGTGCCTGATCCGGCGGTTCACGGAGGGAAGGTTTGCCCAGGTGAGTGACCCGACGGTCGGAGTGGATTTCTTCTCTCGCCTGGTGGAGATCGAGCCAGGGAAACGCATCAAGCTACAGATCTGGGATACCGCGGGACAGGAGCGCTTCAG gTCCATCACCAGAGCCTACTATCGTAACTCAGTGGGCGGGCTCCTCCTGTTTGACATCACAAACCGCCGTTCCTTCCAGAATGTTCATGATTGGCTAGAGGAGGCCCGGAGCCACGTCCAACCACACAGCATTGTGTTCCTATTGGTCGGCCACAAGTGTGACCTGGAGCCTCAGCGCCAG GTAACTCGTCAGGAGGCTGAGAAACTCGCCGGCGCCTATGGGATGCGTTACGTAGAAACTTCGGCCCGCGACGCCATAAACGTGGAGCACGCCTTCACGGAGCTGACCAGGGACATCTTTCAGCTG GTGAAGAGCGGTGACATCACTATccaggagggctgggagggggTGAAGAGCGGCTTCGTTCCCAACGTGGTCCACTCCTCCGAGGAGGTCACCAAGAGCGACCGACGCTGCCTCTGCTGA